The nucleotide sequence ctagtgtgtcattgtcaatacctagtgtgtcattgtcataCCTAGTGGTGTCATTGTCAATACTAGTGTGTcaattgtcaatacctagtgtgtcattgtcaatacctagtgtgtcattgtcaatacctagtgtgtcttGTCAtactagtgtgtcattgtcaatacctagtgtgtcattgtcaatacctagtgtgtcattgtcaatacctagtgtgtcattgtcaatacctagtgtgtcattgtcaatacctagtgtgtcattgtcatacctagtgtgtcattgtcaatacctagtgtgtcattgtcaatacctagtgtgtcattgtcaatacctagtgtgtcattgtcaatacctagtgtgtcattgtcaatacctagtgtgtcattgtcaatacctagtgtgtcattgtcaatacctagtgtgtcattgtcaatacctagtgtgtcattgtcaagccaaacaagACCATTCCATAAATAGTTGTCAAGAAGGCCAGAACAGACTGGCAGTCAAAAGTGAATCCATAAACAACATCCGTTTTCTTGATGAAGGAAAATGAGGATGTGTTTCAGTAGAACCAACAAATGATAATTGTGTTACTGACCAGTATGACtttgtctctgtcctgtcctgtattgtcTATTAAGATTCTGAAGTGAAAATGAGGATGTGTTTCAGTAGAACCAACAAATGATAATTGTGTTACTAACCAGTATGACtttgtctctgtcctgtcctgtattgtcTATTAAGATTCTGACGTGAAAATGGTGTTTTGTTTCAGCCGTTCTTCTACTGTATATGCTACTTGCTGATGTTGTTATTCATTCATTTTAATGATGCTTGAATTGTAAAGTCTACTTGTTTTGTGTTGCCATTAAATGATTTGACCAATGTTACTGACTGGGGGCCCTTTTCTGTCCAATCTGTAAAAAGAAACCTGCTGTTTTTCTGTCTATATTCTGGTAAATAAAACCGTGGAAAGAAGGTCTACTTGCTTGGCGTGCAGCCAGGTCACACGTGATACAAGTCAGTCTGAGGACAtcaggagatgacgtggaaacccaCCACTACAGGAGTGAGCCGTCTAACCTTCAAGTAGGCTTTGGTTTTGCTCGGGCTCTGGGGCTCTGGGGCTCTGGGGCTCTGGGGACGGGGCTCTGGGGCTCTGGGGACGGGGCTATGGGGCTCTGGGGACGGGGCTCTGGGGCTCTGGGGACGGGGCTCTGGGGCTCTGGGGACGGGGCTCTGGGGCTCTGGGGACGGGGCTCTGGGGCTCTGGGGACAGGGCTCTGGGGCTCTGGGGCTCTGGGGACGGGGCTCTGGGGACGGGGCTCTGGGGCTCTGGGGACGGGGCTCTGGGGACGGGGCTCTGGGGACGGGGCTCTGGGGCTCTGGGGCTCTTGGGACGGGGCTCTGGGGCTCTGGGGACGGAGACGCACGTCTGCCTCTAGATCCTCTGGTTGCATGTTTCAATCCAGTGATGGAAAGTTGTTTTCAACATTTTTGTTCGAAGCCAATCACAAAGCTTAAcattaccttaaccattctgagttaacGTCTAAACTTTACAATTCAGTAtcaatgcctaaccttaactgaacacttcaaaattTGACATTCGAAACCATTTCAAAATTTGACAtgtgagaaacatggatgaatgtctaattctgacaAGAGACTGTGAGAACTTGTTTTGGCGTGATCATTCAACCTCTGAGAACTGGGCTGATGTATAACTTCACTACTGATCTGCACCACAGGGCGGCGCTGTAGTGCAGAGGTTAACAGCTGAGGAATCCAGAGAAtccagaggagtagagagaggagtagagaagggtagagaggaaaggagagggcgtagagagaggtagagaggagtagagaggagtagagagaaaaggagagggagttgagaggagtagaggggagtagagaggagtagagaagggtagagaggtatagagaggaaaggagagggagtagagaggagtagagggggatAGAAGGGTTCACCTCTGGTTCACTCTTATCTCTCTGGTTCACTCTTATCTCTCTGGTTCACTCGTATCTCTCTGGTTCACTCTTATCTCTCTGGTTCACTCTTATTTCTCTGGTTCACTCTTATCTCTCTGGTTCACTCTTATCTCTCTGGTTCACTCGTATCTCTCTGGTTCACTCTGATCTCTCTGGTTCACTCGTATCTCTCTGGTTCACTCGTATCTCTCTGGTTCACTCGTATCTCTCTGGTTCACTCTTATCTCTCTGGTTCACTCTTATCTCTCTGGTTCACTCTTATCTCTCTGGTTCACTCTTATCTCTCTGGTTCACTCTTATCTCTCTGGTTCACTCTTATCTCTCTGGTTCACTCGTATCTCTCTGGTTCACTCGTATCTCTCTGGTTCACTCGTATCTCTCTGGTTCACTCTTATCTCTCTGGTTCACTCTTATCTCTCTGGTTCACTCTTATCTCTCTGGTTCACTCTTGTCTCTCTGGTTCACTCTTATCTCTCTGGTTCACTCGTATCTCTCTGGTTCACTCTTATCTCTCTGGTTCACTCGTATCTCTCTGGTTCACTCTTATCTCTCTGGTTCACTCGTATCTCTCTGGTTCACTCGTATCTCTCTGGTTCACAGCTTAGCATGACGTTCTTTTCTCTTCTTTCCTCCCTCTTTTGAATCATCTTCCTCTCTGTTTATAAAATAGACTAGTGTCTGCTTTGTAGAGACACATGCAGAAATAGAGAGATGCAGAAATAGAGAGctaaagagagggggaaagcgagagagtcagagagagaaagaaatatatTGAGTTGCCAAAAGAAGAACAGACAAACTATTTGTCAAGCACAGACATACACAAGGTGATTATTTCAGTAGCCATGGGCATGACAGGTGGTAGTGGTGGGgaggtgcgtgtgcgtgtgtgtgtgtgtgtgtgtgtgtgtgtgtgtgtgtgtgtcttggtggCTACGTCAGTAGTGGGAGAGGAATGTTTTGTTGAAGAAATGAACGGTGACTAAGTTTCAAAGTGTTTTCCTGGTTAACCACTAGAACACCCACCATCTCTGCTGAGTTTTTCAAAACACACACTCCATACCTCCTCCTGAGTCTTGTCTGGTTCCATGGCCCCTGAGGGCATCCCTCCTCTGAGTCTTGTCTGGTTCCATGGCCCCTGAGGGcatccctcctcctctgagtCTTGTTTTTTCCATGGCCCCTGAGGGCATCCCTCCCCTGAGTCTGGTTTGGTTCCATGACCCCAGAGGGCAtccctcctctgagtctggtcTGGTTCCATGGCCCCTGGgggcatccctcctcctcctgagtCTTGTTTGGTTCCATGGCCCCTGAgggcatccctcctcctcctgagtCTTGTTTGGTTCCATGGCCCCTGGGGGCAtccctcctctgagtctggttTGGTTCCATGGCCCCTGGgggcatccctcctcctcctgagtCTTGTCTGGTTCCATGGCCCCTGGGGGCAtccctcctctgagtctggttTGGTTCCATGGCCCCCGGGGGcatccctcctcctctgagtCTGGTTTGGTTCCATGTTGGTTCCATGGCCCCTGGGGGcatccctcctcctctgagtCTGGTTTGGTTCCATGGCCCCCGGGGGCAtccctcctctgagtctggttTGGTTCCATGGCCCCCGGGGGCAtccctcctctgagtctggttTGGTTCCATGGCCCCTGGgggcatccctcctcctcctgagtCTTGTTTGGTTCCATGGCCCCTGAgggcatccctcctcctcctgagtCTTGTTTGGTTCCATGGCCCCTGGGGGCAtccctcctctgagtctggttTGGTTCCATGGCCCCTGGgggcatccctcctcctcctgagtCTTGTCTGGTTCCATGGCCCCTGGGGGCAtccctcctctgagtctggttTGGTTCCATGGCCCCCGGGGGcatccctcctcctctgagtCTGGTTTGGTTCCATGGCAACCGGGGGGcatccctcctcctctgagtCTGGTTTGGTTCCATGTTGGTTCCATGGCCCCTGGGGGCATCCCTCCTCCTGAGTCTTGTCTGGTTCCATGGCCCCTGGGGGCAtccctcctctgagtctggttTGGTTCCATGGCCCCCGGGGGcatccctcctcctctgagtCTGGTTTGGTTCCATGGCAACTGGGGGGcatccctcctcctctgagtCTGGTTTGGTTCCATGTTGGTTCCATGGCCCCTGGGGGcatccctcctcctctgagtCTGGTTTGGTTCCATGGCCCCCGGGGGCAtccctcctctgagtctggttTGGTTCCATGGCCCCCGGGGGCAtccctcctctgagtctggttTGGTTCCATGGCCCCCGGGTGCATCCCTCCTTGAATTGGAGACGGACACTTCCAGGATCTGCTGTCAACTGGCTGTCTTTACTAACTGTTAATGTGACAGCTGCTTCACTGCAGAGGACTGATGTGTTAACTGTTGTGGAGGTATTGCAGCATATCGCTCCAGGACTTCAGCAGAAAGGTTTGGCTCCAGTAGACACAACATGCGTCTTGGGAGTTGGGCTGAACATATCTAGTATGATGCAATGTTTTCAGGACTATGGAACATTTACAGTCTAAACATGATCATGTTTGAAAACGGATCAGTCAGAATATGTGGTGACTTCCTACTGATATAGTCCCTCAGTCTTCCTCATTTTCCCAAAATGATATTCATCTCTATTTCATTTCAATCTGCATTATAAACAGACTTATTGTCTTATCGTCAACATGAAACATACAGTAACTCAACTGGGAGAATAACTGGGTCTcctgagtggagcagcggtctaaggtcctgcagctcagtgcaagaggtatcactacagtccctggtttgaatccaggctgtatcacatctagCAGTGATTGGGAGTGCCATTGGGCAGTGCGCAATTGCCCGagagtcgtccgggtttggggttgtaaataagaattggttcttaactgactttcctagttaagttaaggttaaataaaacataaaataagATCAGTTATTATCCTGCTAAATAATcccaggggcggcagggtagcctagtggttagagtggaggggcggcagggtagcctagtggttagagtggaggggcggcagggtagcctagtggttagagtggaggggcggcagggtagcctagtggttagagtggaggggcggcagggtagcctagtggttagagtggaggggcggcagggtagcctagtggttagagtggaggggcggcagggtagcctagtggttagagcattggattagtaaccgaaaggttgcaagttcaaatccctgagctgacaaggtacaaatctgtcgttctgcccctgaacaggcagttaacccactgttcctaggccgtcattgaaaataagaatctgttcttaactgacttgccaagttaaataaaggtaaaataaaaaataaaatgtccaACCACGGGGTAGTGTTGCTTTGTCTCTCCAACCACGGAGAGCTCCTTTGTCCTACTAAACTAATGTGGTAATttatcctctccccctctcttacacttcaaacagtcacacatggacacacacacacatggacacagacacaggtgcacaagcacactcacacacaaacttcTACATGGACAAAAACAGACAGCCAATGATAGAGCTCTGTGCCTCCAGGGCTTGATCAGGCCTAAACAGCCCAGGGGATAATGGGTAATGAGATTAGAGTGAGAGATATATCCACCACAAAACacaacctagagagagagagagagagaggagagagagagagagagagagagagagagagagagagagagagagagagagagagagagagagaatccctt is from Oncorhynchus kisutch isolate 150728-3 unplaced genomic scaffold, Okis_V2 scaffold970, whole genome shotgun sequence and encodes:
- the LOC116363951 gene encoding basic salivary proline-rich protein 2-like, whose protein sequence is MPPGAMEPNQTQRRDAPGGHGTKPDSEEEGCPQGPWNQHGTKPDSEEEGCPPVAMEPNQTQRRRDAPGGHGTKPDSEEGCPQGPWNQTRLRRRDAPRGHGTNMEPNQTQRRRDAPRLPWNQTRLRGGGMPPGAMEPNQTQRRDAPRGHGTRQDSGGGGMPPGAMEPNQTQRRDAPRGHGTKQDSGGGGMPSGAMEPNKTQEEEGCPQGPWNQTRLRGGMPPGAMEPNQTQRRDAPGGHGTKPDSEEEGCPQGPWNQHGTKPDSEEEGCPRGPWNQTRLRGGMPPGAMEPDKTQEEEGCPQGPWNQTRLRGGMPPGAMEPNKTQEEEGCPQGPWNQTRLRRRRDAPRGHGTRPDSEEGCPLGSWNQTRLRGGMPSGAMEKTRLRGGGMPSGAMEPDKTQRRDALRGHGTRQDSGGGMECVF